The Caloranaerobacter ferrireducens genome contains a region encoding:
- the cobS gene encoding adenosylcobinamide-GDP ribazoletransferase — MKSFLLMITFLTRLPIKVKLKFTERDFIKGIKYLPIVGLVIGILLWAVSQINHLIDRAVTVLFVWMFYIWITGGLHIDGLADSFDGIFSNRNKEKILDIMKDSRIGTFGVIGIIFVILLNIVLSYFIDFKVLLIIPVLGRSCGILSCAINTYARKDKGMGKTFVEYSNFKNAIFVILITIIITIMFFDYMLAFSEILIFLYALLLGIYFKKKIGGMTGDTIGAVIELSQTFSLLLFYLLRGLIF; from the coding sequence ATGAAGAGTTTTTTATTAATGATAACATTTTTAACTAGATTGCCGATTAAAGTTAAGCTTAAATTTACCGAAAGAGATTTTATTAAAGGTATTAAATATTTACCAATAGTTGGTTTGGTAATTGGTATATTGCTATGGGCTGTAAGTCAAATTAACCATTTAATAGATAGAGCTGTAACAGTCTTATTTGTTTGGATGTTTTATATTTGGATTACTGGAGGATTGCATATTGACGGTTTAGCCGATTCTTTTGATGGTATTTTTAGCAATCGCAATAAAGAAAAAATACTAGACATAATGAAAGATAGCAGAATAGGTACTTTTGGTGTTATAGGCATTATTTTTGTTATATTACTTAATATCGTATTAAGTTATTTCATAGATTTCAAAGTACTATTAATTATACCTGTTTTAGGTAGAAGCTGTGGAATACTTTCATGTGCTATTAATACTTATGCTAGAAAAGATAAGGGGATGGGGAAGACTTTTGTTGAATATTCGAATTTCAAAAATGCTATATTCGTTATACTTATTACAATTATAATAACGATTATGTTTTTTGATTATATGCTAGCTTTCAGTGAAATACTCATATTTTTGTATGCTTTATTACTTGGCATATATTTTAAAAAGAAAATAGGCGGAATGACAGGAGATACTATAGGAGCAGTTATTGAATTATCTCAGACTTTTTCACTATTATTATTTTATTTGTTAAGGGGATTGATATTTTGA
- a CDS encoding AIR synthase related protein, with amino-acid sequence MRARKFRDLTFVEINEEQLLVIACDSSGAIGSKENDIVKVSPDVLGYFTTNVALCEVLSVGGEPLIVVNTLSVEMNDTGSKIIEGIKRAIEPLLVNKDIIITGSTEENFPVIQTGMGITVIGIINTKNWTMPMTKKGAIAAIVGLPKLGEEVIADNGEETFSLNILLELKKYPFIQEILPVGSKGILFELKEMARTNNLDLCIFSDTKVDLYKSAGPATCAIVSIEEKYFDILKDKCSIPINKVAKFY; translated from the coding sequence ATGAGAGCAAGAAAATTTAGAGATTTGACTTTTGTAGAAATTAATGAAGAGCAATTATTAGTTATAGCTTGTGATTCAAGTGGAGCCATAGGGAGTAAGGAGAATGATATTGTAAAAGTTTCTCCTGATGTTTTAGGATATTTTACTACAAATGTTGCTTTATGTGAAGTTTTATCTGTTGGTGGAGAGCCATTAATTGTAGTCAATACATTATCTGTAGAAATGAATGATACAGGAAGTAAAATAATAGAAGGTATAAAAAGAGCCATTGAACCTTTATTAGTTAATAAAGATATTATAATTACAGGGAGTACAGAAGAAAATTTTCCTGTTATTCAAACTGGAATGGGTATTACTGTTATTGGTATTATAAATACCAAAAATTGGACTATGCCTATGACAAAAAAAGGAGCTATTGCTGCAATAGTTGGTTTACCTAAATTAGGGGAAGAAGTTATAGCGGATAATGGGGAAGAAACTTTTTCATTAAATATCCTTTTAGAATTAAAGAAGTATCCTTTTATACAAGAAATACTTCCTGTTGGCTCTAAAGGTATTTTATTTGAGCTAAAGGAAATGGCTAGAACGAATAATTTGGATTTGTGCATATTTAGTGATACAAAAGTAGATTTGTATAAATCAGCAGGACCTGCTACTTGTGCTATTGTTTCAATAGAAGAGAAATATTTTGATATACTGAAAGATAAATGTTCAATACCTATAAATAAAGTTGCTAAATTCTACTAA
- a CDS encoding ECF transporter S component, whose translation MNTIKSVKQNNKTMKIVYCGVLIALSAVGALIKIQGSIAFDSMPGFFAALFLGPSYGALVAGLGHILTAVTSGFPLTLPMHIIIALEMALFGYLFGVFYRKFNYAIAIILAIILNGPIGALVAAFASVLLGLPFSGWVLFYAVIIPLTLASVANIVLAYLIFKITNKYKLRV comes from the coding sequence ATGAATACAATTAAATCAGTTAAGCAAAATAATAAAACTATGAAAATAGTATATTGTGGGGTGCTTATTGCACTTTCAGCAGTAGGGGCATTGATTAAAATACAGGGAAGTATAGCATTTGATTCAATGCCTGGATTTTTTGCTGCGCTGTTTTTAGGGCCAAGCTATGGGGCTTTAGTAGCAGGATTAGGACATATACTTACAGCCGTTACTAGTGGGTTTCCTTTAACACTTCCAATGCATATTATAATAGCTTTAGAAATGGCATTATTCGGTTATTTGTTTGGAGTATTTTATAGAAAATTTAATTATGCAATAGCTATAATACTAGCAATTATTTTAAATGGTCCTATTGGGGCACTTGTTGCAGCATTTGCTTCAGTATTACTTGGATTACCTTTTAGTGGTTGGGTATTATTTTATGCTGTAATTATACCTCTTACATTAGCATCAGTTGCAAATATTGTATTAGCTTATTTGATTTTTAAAATAACAAACAAGTATAAGTTGAGGGTATAA
- the cobU gene encoding bifunctional adenosylcobinamide kinase/adenosylcobinamide-phosphate guanylyltransferase, with product MKNLILITGGARSGKSTLAEKLAKELGKNVVYIATAIPFDEGMIDRIEKHKNSRPKEWVTIERYRDFNELINNKDFIKADTILLDCITLMITNLLLESGLDFDRCSMFDVEKVEKNIIDEIEKLLFIVEKSNKRLIIVTNEVGMGVVPTFRLGNIFRDIAGRVNQYLARRAQDVYLTVSGIPIKIK from the coding sequence TTGAAAAATCTTATATTAATAACTGGTGGTGCAAGAAGTGGTAAGAGTACATTAGCAGAAAAATTAGCTAAAGAATTAGGGAAAAATGTAGTTTATATAGCTACAGCAATACCTTTTGATGAAGGTATGATTGATAGAATAGAAAAGCACAAAAATTCTAGACCTAAAGAATGGGTAACTATTGAAAGATATAGAGATTTTAATGAGCTTATAAATAATAAAGATTTTATTAAAGCAGATACTATATTACTTGATTGTATAACACTTATGATAACAAATTTGTTATTAGAAAGTGGACTAGATTTTGACAGATGCTCAATGTTTGATGTTGAAAAAGTTGAAAAAAATATTATTGATGAAATTGAAAAACTGTTATTTATAGTTGAAAAATCTAATAAAAGATTAATTATAGTTACAAATGAAGTTGGTATGGGAGTTGTACCAACTTTTAGACTAGGAAACATATTTAGAGACATAGCTGGTAGAGTAAATCAGTATTTAGCAAGACGCGCACAAGACGTTTATTTAACAGTTTCAGGAATACCTATTAAGATTAAGTGA
- a CDS encoding heme ABC transporter ATP-binding protein, which translates to MSNAVELKKIYFSYGFENVLEDISLAVKQGAFISILGPNGSGKTTLLKNMCKLLKPLDGKILVDDKELNKIAFKELAKTMAVVHQDINVNFEFTVHDIVMMGRYPYQKRFKPESEKDINVVKRAMENTETWVLREKSIHEISGGERQRVMIARALAQEPKILLLDEPISQLDIKHQINVLNLCKRLNSEEKITIITTLHDINLAARYSDYILLMNKGKIKAFGLPENVLTKENIQDVYGIEVKLIKLHEYKVPYIVPLSF; encoded by the coding sequence TTAGCTGTCAAACAAGGAGCATTCATTAGTATATTAGGTCCTAATGGTTCAGGTAAGACGACTTTACTGAAAAATATGTGTAAATTATTGAAGCCGTTAGATGGGAAAATACTAGTTGATGATAAAGAGTTAAATAAAATAGCTTTTAAAGAATTAGCAAAAACAATGGCTGTTGTACATCAGGACATTAATGTGAATTTTGAATTTACAGTTCATGACATTGTTATGATGGGCAGGTATCCATATCAAAAAAGGTTTAAACCTGAATCTGAAAAAGATATAAATGTTGTAAAAAGAGCTATGGAAAATACTGAAACATGGGTTTTAAGAGAAAAAAGTATTCATGAAATAAGTGGTGGAGAAAGACAAAGAGTTATGATTGCTAGAGCATTGGCACAAGAACCAAAAATACTTTTATTAGATGAACCAATTTCACAGCTAGATATAAAACATCAGATAAATGTATTAAATTTATGTAAAAGGCTTAACAGTGAAGAAAAAATAACTATAATTACAACATTACACGATATAAATTTAGCTGCCAGGTATAGCGACTATATCTTACTTATGAATAAAGGAAAAATAAAGGCATTTGGTTTGCCAGAGAATGTATTGACAAAAGAGAATATTCAAGACGTTTATGGTATCGAAGTGAAACTAATAAAACTTCATGAATATAAAGTACCGTATATAGTTCCATTAAGTTTTTAG
- the cobC gene encoding alpha-ribazole phosphatase: MKLILVRHGETQANVERIYSGWTDFPLTDRGKEQINNLLEILSKENIDVLYSSPLSRALVTAEIISEYIGKKIYVSEKLKEMNFGIFEGKSYREISETHHLEWEKWTNDNIKYRIPNGESLIDMYNRVTQFIDELKDRTGTFLLITHAGVIRIVITYLLNLNMDKMWHFKILPGCLVEILYENDFGVLTRLI, translated from the coding sequence TTGAAATTAATCTTAGTGAGGCATGGAGAAACACAGGCGAATGTAGAAAGGATATATAGTGGTTGGACTGATTTTCCGTTAACAGATAGAGGAAAGGAACAAATTAACAATCTATTAGAGATTTTAAGTAAAGAAAATATTGATGTTTTATATTCAAGTCCATTATCTAGAGCTTTAGTCACAGCTGAGATTATATCAGAATATATAGGTAAAAAAATTTATGTTAGTGAAAAATTAAAGGAAATGAATTTTGGTATTTTTGAAGGGAAATCTTATAGAGAAATATCAGAAACTCATCATCTAGAATGGGAGAAATGGACAAATGATAATATCAAATACAGGATACCTAATGGCGAGAGTTTAATAGATATGTATAATAGAGTTACTCAGTTTATAGATGAATTAAAAGATAGAACTGGAACTTTTCTTTTGATCACTCATGCAGGAGTAATCAGAATTGTGATTACTTATTTGTTAAATCTAAATATGGATAAAATGTGGCATTTTAAAATATTGCCTGGATGTTTAGTTGAGATATTGTATGAAAATGATTTTGGTGTACTAACAAGGTTGATTTAG